Genomic window (Sinorhizobium sojae CCBAU 05684):
GGGCATTGGTCTCGGTGGCAAACCAGCCTGGCGCGATCGCGTTGACAGTCAGGTTGTCGGCGCCAAGTTCGACCGCGAGCGAGCGCGTCAAAGCCTCGAGCCCGCCCTTGGCCGCCGTATAGGCCGGGTCTCCGGCCCTGGCGGCGAAGGCTGCAATCGACGTCACGAAGATCAGCCGACCCGCCGAAGAGCGCTGGATCAGGGGCAGGGCTGACCTCGCGACCGCATAGGCCGCCGTCAGATCGGTGTTCAGCAGCGAGGCGAAATCCTGCGGCGCCATCGCCTCCGTGCCGCGCCGGTCCCGCTCGCCGACCGCATGGATGAGGATATCGAGCTGCCCGGTCTTGTCGATGGCGCGTAAGAGAATGGTCTCGACATCCTGTGTGATGTCGCCCGGCGCGATGCCGACCGAAATTCCGTCGGCGGCAAGCCTTTCGCGTGCCTCCTCGAGGTTCTGGCGGTTGCGGCCGTTGATCACCGTCCAGGCACCGGCCCTGGCAAGCGCCTTTGCCATTTCAAGGCCGAGTCCGCGTCCGCCGCCGGTGACAAGCGCTGTCTTGCCTGTGAGATCGAACATGATTGCCTCGTCGCCGCTTGTTTCTTTGGTGGAGACATTTGCAGCGAAGAGCGCCGGGCGCAAGCATGGCCGGGAGGATGGGAGCCACACCACCCCGGCAAGCTCCCCCTTGCCGGGGTGGTCCCGCTGCCGCCGGGGAAGAGTGATGGCCGCGAATGACGAGATCAGCTGGAACTCAGAACATAGCGGCGGTTGGCGGAAAGTGCCGGGCGCGCGTTCATCGAGTAGAGCGCAGTGAACTTCTCGATGTCCGAGGCGGCCGCTTCGATCGGCGTCCTTGCTACCATCCAGTCGACGATCTCGCTGCAGGGCGGCGTGGTGAGCGACCCCTCATAGGCCCAATAGTCGAGCGAAGCAGGCAGGAGGCCGCGTGGGTCGACGGCGTCGAGCGCCGCTTCCTCACCGGCTGTCTGCGGGAACTTCGCGGCGAGGCTCGCGAAGGTCGTATTTTTCGCGCCGGGGGTAATGAAGACGCCGAGGACGCCGAGCGCGCCCGTTTCGGGGTGCTTGTGAACGAAATGCGCCTCCATGGCGAAGGTCTTGCCTTCGACCAGATGCTCGCTCGGCGCATGGAAATGGTACTGCACCAGCTCGTAGGTCTTGTCGCCGCGCTTCAGCGTACCGCCGGGCGCGGCCTTCACCTGGATCGTATGGCCGTTGTTGAGAATGGTGCCGCCGCTCTTCCAGTCGAGCCCAAGATCCGGCAGATCCGCCTTGATCGATTCCCGGATGTCGATGGGCGACTGCTGCGAGCCCACCGAACACGCACCATTTTCCTCGCTCAGCGAACCCCAATGCTCGGGCCCTTCTTCGCCTTCATAGCTCCAATGCACGCCCTCGGCGGCATAGGCCGTCTTGACGCACAGCGGGCAGGCTGCAAGCAGCGCCAGGCCCCTGAGGAAATCACGTCTTTCCATTCTTTTTCTTCCTTCTCGAATAAGCGCTTACAGCGCCGCGCGCTAGCAGGCATGGCCTGCCGGGGACGATGTTGCGGTTTGGAACCTGTCCAACAGCTGTCGGGATTGACAAAGCTCAAGAAAATGCTGTGCGATTTCGACAAAGCGTGCGCAAAGAAGGGAATCTGCGCGCAAAATCATAGGCCTACATTTGTAACACTTTTCGCATTTACATGTGCCGGAACTGCGCAGAGAATGGTGCATGGGAGGAAGCGTTCGGCGCCCTCTCGACCATTGCGCTCGAACGACTTTCGCCCGCTGACAATGAGAGCGGGAAGGGGCAAAGTTTTCGCGGTTTTCCGCCCAATCCCACTCTGGTCAACAAGAGGGATCACGTTGAGTTCCGGTTCTTCATGCCGGAGCCGCGGTGATCCGAGGGAGGAAAGCAATGAAACGAATTCTGCTCTCCGCGGTCTCGGCCGCGGCTCTTTCACTCGGCGCGTCTTCCGCAATCGCACAATCCGGCAGCGTCGAAAGGGCGGTTGGCGGTTATGATTTCGAGGAGGCGGCCAAGGAGGCCCCAGAAACGAAGGACTTCCATTCTGCCGACGGCCATCTGACCTTCGCGATCGTCACCCATACGGCCGGCAACGGCTTCTTCGACCCGGTCTATGTCGGTGCCAAGGTGGCCGGCAACATGATCGGCGCCGAGATCCTGCTGCTCGGCTCAGAATCGCCGGTGGACGACCCGGCACGCGAGATCGAGATCCTGAACCAGATCGTCCGCGACCCCAAAATCGATGGCATCATCATGACGACGCCGCAGGTCGGAGCCTATAACGACATCGTCAAAGCGGCGGAAGACGCCGGGATTCCGGTCGCGACGACCAATTCCTACGATGAGACCCTGCTCAACCGCAACAATATCAGCCATACCGGCCAGGATGCCTCGGCCGCCGCGATCGGCGGTGAAGCGCTCGCCAAATGCGTGCTCGACAGCGGCAAGACCAGCGGCTCGATCCTGCTGCCGTCGTCGACGGCGATGGGCAATATCGAGGTGAACAACCGCGTGACGGCCGCCTTCAACGCGATCGTCAAGACCCTGAAGGATGCCGGCAAGCTCGACGCCTTCAAGGTGGACGCCGGACCGGAGAATGTCGGCATCGATACGAACCCGAACGATCCGGTCAATGCGCTCGTCTCGCTGTTCGAATCGCGCGGCGACGTGGTCGGCGCCTTCACAGCCAACAATGTCTTCACGCCGCCGCTCGTCAAGGCGGTCGAGCAAATGGGTTGGACGAACAACTTCTGCGCCTTCGGCTTCGACCTTGGCCCGGCACAGCAGGAAGGCATCGTCGCAGGCAACCTGACGGGCTCGCTTGGACAGCAGCCTTTCCTGCAGGGATTCTGGCCCGTCATGCAGCTATACCTGGAGATCGATCGCGGCATCTCCGCTGCGAACCTCGACACGCGCGCCCAGCTCGTGACCAAGGAGAACGTGGAGAAGATCGGCAAGCGGTTCGAAAACTGAACGCGAAACAAGCCCCCTCTGACCGGACAGGCCAGAGGGGGTGGGGCTTATGCATCGCGCGAGGAGCAACCGGGATGACGTCCACATGACCCCGACCAAGTCGGCATCGCTCGGCCGCGCCCCGTCTCAACTCGCCGGTGGCTGGGAGGCGGGGCTCATCGCCTTCCTCGTGCTGCTCTATCTCGCCGGTGCAATTGTCAATCCGGGCTTCTTCGGCTCGACAGAGGCGTTGCATGCGCTTCTGCGCGATACCTCCCGCGTCGGAATCATTGCCGTCGGCATGACCTTTGTCATTGCCAATAAGGACCTCGATCTTTCGGTCGGCTCCACTTACGGGCTGATCGCGGTCGTTTTCGCGCGCCTCTTCGCGTCGAATGCGCTGGATCTCGGGGTTGTCAGTACCGTCCTCCTCTGTCTGCTGCTGGGGGCCGCAATCGGGCTTGTCAATGGCGTGCTCGTCACGCTCCTGAAGGTGCCGGCCTTCATTGCGACGCTGACGATGCTCTTCATCGGTCGGGGCTTCGTGCTCGCGCTGACGCACGGGCAGGCGATCTACTATTCGGGCAAGGCCAGGGACTATCCGCTGTTCTTTCATCTGGGCGAAGCGAATGCCCTGGGTTTCAACAACCAGATCGCCGT
Coding sequences:
- a CDS encoding carbonic anhydrase; this translates as MERRDFLRGLALLAACPLCVKTAYAAEGVHWSYEGEEGPEHWGSLSEENGACSVGSQQSPIDIRESIKADLPDLGLDWKSGGTILNNGHTIQVKAAPGGTLKRGDKTYELVQYHFHAPSEHLVEGKTFAMEAHFVHKHPETGALGVLGVFITPGAKNTTFASLAAKFPQTAGEEAALDAVDPRGLLPASLDYWAYEGSLTTPPCSEIVDWMVARTPIEAAASDIEKFTALYSMNARPALSANRRYVLSSS
- a CDS encoding substrate-binding domain-containing protein, whose protein sequence is MKRILLSAVSAAALSLGASSAIAQSGSVERAVGGYDFEEAAKEAPETKDFHSADGHLTFAIVTHTAGNGFFDPVYVGAKVAGNMIGAEILLLGSESPVDDPAREIEILNQIVRDPKIDGIIMTTPQVGAYNDIVKAAEDAGIPVATTNSYDETLLNRNNISHTGQDASAAAIGGEALAKCVLDSGKTSGSILLPSSTAMGNIEVNNRVTAAFNAIVKTLKDAGKLDAFKVDAGPENVGIDTNPNDPVNALVSLFESRGDVVGAFTANNVFTPPLVKAVEQMGWTNNFCAFGFDLGPAQQEGIVAGNLTGSLGQQPFLQGFWPVMQLYLEIDRGISAANLDTRAQLVTKENVEKIGKRFEN
- a CDS encoding SDR family oxidoreductase, whose protein sequence is MFDLTGKTALVTGGGRGLGLEMAKALARAGAWTVINGRNRQNLEEARERLAADGISVGIAPGDITQDVETILLRAIDKTGQLDILIHAVGERDRRGTEAMAPQDFASLLNTDLTAAYAVARSALPLIQRSSAGRLIFVTSIAAFAARAGDPAYTAAKGGLEALTRSLAVELGADNLTVNAIAPGWFATETNAHLAADPDLKAFVEVRIPLKRWGRPEEIAPAAVFLASPAASFVNGTTLTVDGGMTVQM